TCAATGCAACACAACATCCATGTCTAAATTACAGAATATTTGCGTTTACTGCGGCTCCGGAATCGGTAAATCGCCCGTCTATGCCGATGCTGCGCGCGCGCTTGGCGAACAATTGGCCAAAGCGGATATACGGCTTGTCTATGGTGGCGGAGCAGTTGGCCTCATGGGCATTCTTGCCAAGAGTGTACTCGACAACGGGGGCAATGTCACCGGAATCATTCCAGAGTTTCTTCAGGAACGCGAAGTCATGCTCGACACAGTCCAAGACTTGATCGTCACCAAGGACATGCATCAAAGAAAAAGGAAAATGTTCGATGCAGCTCAAGCCTTTGTAGCGCTTCCCGGTGGTATCGGAACCTTGGAAGAAGTTGTCGAAATGCTCACCTGGGCGCAATTGGGGCAGCATAAGAAACCGATTTTATTGGCCAATATTAATGGCTTCTGGGATCCTCTAGCCCGATTGTTCGATCATATGGAAGACGAGGCCTTCTTCCGTCAGGGAATGGGCATTTCCTTTTTGACCGCCAGATCCATCAATGAGATCGTCCCCATGCTGAGCAAAGCAGTGGCCAGCATCCCCGAAGAGGAGATGGACGGGTCACAACGAAACAGCAGCCTCGACGCTCTTTAGCTGCGCGCTGCAAACCGGATTCTATCCACACTTCACGTTGCCATAACAGCACCGATACCATACGATCCGCGCGCAAAATTCGGCTTAAACAAATATTGGCAGTCCAGTCTGCCCGGATGGTTTCATGAATCAACCTGCAACCTTGGGGGCTCTGGCCGCCCTGATCGTCGGCGCAGTCATTTCCTTTCAGGCCATTCTGGCGGCCCGCATCAGTCTGGCTGATAATGCAGCCAGCACCGGACTGGTCATGTATGTTGCAGGTGGGCTGATCGCCATTTCCCTGCTAGCGCTTTTCACATATACAGGGCAATTGACGCTCGCCCCTCTGGGCTGGCAACGCATCTTGCAAATGCTGCTTGGCGGCCTTGCTGGCGTTATCATCGTCACCGGCTCTGCCTTCGCCTTTGCCAAGGTCAACCCGGCCGCCGCCGTAGCGCTTATTGTGTTTGGACAAATGGGCGTTGCCCTGCTCGCCGACTATCTGGGCGTCACCGGACAATCGGCTACGCCGATTGATTGGCGCCGGATTGCGGGCCTTACACTTTTTGCAGCCGCAATCTGGCTGCTCATCACCCCTGGCAAAGACTAGCCCGCAGACTCAGGCCGCCTTTGACTTTGCGCGATTCTGCCGCCGCTTGGAAAGCGCATCATAGGAATAGACCGCAACTGAAAGCCAGATCAGCATAAATGTCGCCAGCTTGCTCATGGAGATGCTTTCCTTGAGCACGAAAATGGCGATCATGAACTGAATGGATGGATTGAGATACTGCATGATCCCGATGGTCGTCATATTCAGACGCTTGGCCGCGCCAGAGAACCAGATCAGTGGCATGGATGTAAGCAGACCGGTAAAGATGAGCAACAACATTGTCGGCTTGTCGGACAACACAAAATGCCCCACCCCGCTGGCTTGCAAATATAGAATATAACCAAATGCGATGGGCGTAATCGCGATCAACTCCACCAGCAAGCCCAGATTGGGACCAACAGGTACGATCTTGCGCAAATAGCCATAGGCCCCAAATGTCAGCGCCAACAAAAGCGATACAATCGGCACAGTCCCCAAGAGAAGCATCTGCAGCAGAATGGACAATATGGCAAGGCAAATCGCGACAATCTGCAAACGGGAAAGACGCTCTGACAAGAGCAGATACCCGGTTGCCACATTGACCATGGGCACAATGAAATAGCCAAGGCTGGCCTCTGTCGCCTGCCCATGGCCCACAGCCCAGACATAGGTGAGCCAGTTGCTGCTGACGAGCAGACCGGTCGCAATGAGCAAACCGAAAACACGCGGTTGCTTCAACACCGGCCAAACTTCGCTCCAACGTCTGCGCAAGAGAAACCACACAGCCATCAGAACCAGTGACCAAGTAATGCGATGCGCCACAACCTCAATGGCCGGCACATGAGCCAGCATCGAGAAATAGAGCGGAAAGATACCCCACGAGCCATAGGCCCCCAGCGCCATCAAAAGCCCGATCTGGGTGTCTTTGCTGGCTGTCTCAGAGGACAATGTCCCATCGGAAGCGGGCGCAATGCCCCCGGCTTTATCGCGCATCTGGCTCATAGGGCCTCAATTTCCGTGCCCAAAGAGCAACCATCTGCTGCCGGGGCGCATTATCAGGAATATTTGAGAAGCTTGAAGGTAATGGAATCCAACAAGGCCTGGAAGGAAGCGTCTACAATATTCTCCGAAACACCAACTGTAAACCACCTGTGACCAGCTCCATCACGGCTTTCGATCAGAACGCGGGTTATGGCGTCTGTACCGCCATTGAGGATACGCACCTTATAGTCCACCAACTCAAGGTCATCGATCTTGCCCTGCAAGCGCCCCAGATCCTTGCGCAAGGCAAGGTCAAGCGCATTGACCGGACCCGTTGCCTCGGCCACCGACATCAGTTTCTCGCCATCCAGCCAGATCTTGACCACTGCTTCGGAAAGCGTCACCAGATCGCCATTGGCATTATGGCGCCGCTCAACCATGACACGGAAGCTGTCGATCTTGAAATATTCAGGCACCGAGCCCAGATGGCGCCGCGCCAACAACTCAAGCGACGCACTCGCGCCTTCATAGGCATAGCCATGTGCTTCGCGTTCCTTGACGATGGAAAGAAGGTCCACAAGGCGCGGATCGGACTTCTCAACCACGATACCCATACGTTTGAGCTCGTCGATCAGGTTGGACATGCCTGCCTGATTGGAAACCAGCACCTTGCGATGGTTGCCCACCAGCGCCGGATCCACATGCTCATAAGTCTGCGGATCTTTCAAAATGGCCGAGGCATGAATGCCCGCCTTGGTCGCAAAGGCACTGGCCCCGACATAGGGGCTATGACGATCCGGAGCCTTGTTCAGCAATTCGTCGAAACCACGCGAAATGCTCGTCAGTTCGGCGAGCTTCTCATCGGGCACGCCGATCTCGAACTGATCGGCGAATTCCTCTTTCAGCTTCAGCGTCGGGATCAGCGTGATCAGGTTGGCGTTGCCGCAACGTTCGCCAATGCCATTGAGCGTGCCCTGAATTTGCCTCACACCAGCTCGCACCGCCGCCAATG
This genomic window from uncultured Cohaesibacter sp. contains:
- the rarD gene encoding EamA family transporter RarD, giving the protein MRDKAGGIAPASDGTLSSETASKDTQIGLLMALGAYGSWGIFPLYFSMLAHVPAIEVVAHRITWSLVLMAVWFLLRRRWSEVWPVLKQPRVFGLLIATGLLVSSNWLTYVWAVGHGQATEASLGYFIVPMVNVATGYLLLSERLSRLQIVAICLAILSILLQMLLLGTVPIVSLLLALTFGAYGYLRKIVPVGPNLGLLVELIAITPIAFGYILYLQASGVGHFVLSDKPTMLLLIFTGLLTSMPLIWFSGAAKRLNMTTIGIMQYLNPSIQFMIAIFVLKESISMSKLATFMLIWLSVAVYSYDALSKRRQNRAKSKAA
- a CDS encoding DMT family transporter, producing the protein MNQPATLGALAALIVGAVISFQAILAARISLADNAASTGLVMYVAGGLIAISLLALFTYTGQLTLAPLGWQRILQMLLGGLAGVIIVTGSAFAFAKVNPAAAVALIVFGQMGVALLADYLGVTGQSATPIDWRRIAGLTLFAAAIWLLITPGKD
- a CDS encoding TIGR00730 family Rossman fold protein → MSKLQNICVYCGSGIGKSPVYADAARALGEQLAKADIRLVYGGGAVGLMGILAKSVLDNGGNVTGIIPEFLQEREVMLDTVQDLIVTKDMHQRKRKMFDAAQAFVALPGGIGTLEEVVEMLTWAQLGQHKKPILLANINGFWDPLARLFDHMEDEAFFRQGMGISFLTARSINEIVPMLSKAVASIPEEEMDGSQRNSSLDAL
- the cimA gene encoding citramalate synthase — its product is MTKDRLYLFDTTLRDGAQTNGLDFSVEDKILIAGILDDLGIDYVEGGYPGANPTDDAFFKEKRTKKATFTAFGMTKRAGRSVENDPGVQALLNAASDAICFVAKSWDYHVDVALGCTNEENLEGIAESVNATNAAGKVAMVDCEHFFDGYKANRAYALDCVKTAYEAGARWVVLCDTNGGTLPHEITEIVKDVLTLVPGTHVGIHAHNDTEQAVANSLAAVRAGVRQIQGTLNGIGERCGNANLITLIPTLKLKEEFADQFEIGVPDEKLAELTSISRGFDELLNKAPDRHSPYVGASAFATKAGIHASAILKDPQTYEHVDPALVGNHRKVLVSNQAGMSNLIDELKRMGIVVEKSDPRLVDLLSIVKEREAHGYAYEGASASLELLARRHLGSVPEYFKIDSFRVMVERRHNANGDLVTLSEAVVKIWLDGEKLMSVAEATGPVNALDLALRKDLGRLQGKIDDLELVDYKVRILNGGTDAITRVLIESRDGAGHRWFTVGVSENIVDASFQALLDSITFKLLKYS